From a single Candidatus Neomarinimicrobiota bacterium genomic region:
- the atpG gene encoding ATP synthase F1 subunit gamma: MANLKDIRKRIGTIESIKQVTRAMKLVAAAKLRRAQSNMEQARPYAVRINGVLNQLLPDIDRTSHDLLTMRPARQKAFIILTSDRGLCGSFNTNILRQAENIIKTAGKENSKLICIGRKGYEYFSKRGYDVVEHYADFWSELDFSHATTMARAVTARYLAGEYDDVRVIFNEFKNVAQQKIVEYHYLPLVLEDEAEEVGIDFLFEPSKDEVVKSLVPRHLNIQMWRFLLESNASEQAARMTSMEAATNNAGDLIDSLRLEYNKARQAAITTEILEVVSGAEALVE, encoded by the coding sequence ATGGCGAATTTAAAAGACATTCGGAAGCGGATAGGTACCATTGAGAGTATCAAGCAGGTAACGCGCGCTATGAAGCTCGTGGCGGCGGCAAAATTACGTCGTGCTCAGAGCAACATGGAACAGGCGAGGCCTTATGCTGTTAGGATCAATGGTGTACTTAACCAACTGCTTCCAGATATTGATCGAACTTCCCATGACCTTCTGACAATGAGACCAGCCCGGCAAAAGGCTTTTATCATATTGACATCAGATCGGGGTCTTTGTGGCAGTTTTAACACAAACATTCTTCGCCAGGCAGAGAATATCATCAAAACGGCTGGCAAAGAAAATTCAAAGCTCATCTGCATTGGGCGCAAGGGATATGAGTATTTTTCAAAAAGAGGCTATGATGTTGTAGAACATTATGCTGATTTCTGGAGTGAACTCGATTTTAGTCACGCCACCACAATGGCAAGAGCCGTTACGGCCCGCTATCTGGCAGGTGAATATGATGATGTGAGAGTCATCTTTAATGAATTCAAGAATGTTGCTCAGCAAAAGATCGTGGAATACCATTATCTCCCTCTGGTTTTGGAAGATGAGGCTGAAGAAGTTGGTATAGATTTTCTGTTTGAGCCTTCCAAGGACGAGGTAGTCAAATCATTGGTACCCCGTCATTTAAATATCCAAATGTGGCGCTTTCTTCTGGAATCCAATGCCTCCGAGCAGGCAGCCAGGATGACCTCAATGGAAGCAGCTACGAATAATGCCGGAGATCTCATTGATAGTCTCCGACTGGAATACAATAAGGCACGTCAAGCTGCAATTACCACTGAGATTCTGGAAGTTGTGAGTGGTGCCGAAGCTTTAGTGGAATAA